GGCTCGTCCTCTTCGATCCAAAGTGGTTCCCCTTTACGCTGGGGAATCGGAACGGGTATCAACTCGCTGACAAATTCTTCCTTTGCATTGACGGCATTTTGGTGGCTGCGTACCGCAAATTCATCCTGCATATCGCGGGTGATATGCGGATATTTCTCAGCGAGGTTTTCGGCGGTTTCGCCCATCGCTTCGGGAGGAAATCGTTTTGCCAGCAAAGGGTTCGTGAACCGCCATCCCAATGCGGTGTCGAACATGGTCACATTGCCCCGAGGTTGATTGTCGATCGGTTTCGGCATTGCCCACGGTGCGCGGGTCATCGATTCCACACCGCCGGCTATCAGCAAATCGCCGTCGCCGCAACGAATCGTCCGGGCGGCTAAATTGACCGCTTCCAGCGAACTGGCACATAATCGGTTCACGGTTACCGCTGGTACTTCATTGGGCCAACCGGCAAGCAGAACCGCCATTCGCCCAACATTCCGGTTATCTTCCCCGGCTTGATTTGCACAACCCCAAATCACTTCGTCAACGAGTGCCGGATCGAACTGTGTCTGCTCTTGCAGGTCGTGTAATACGAGTGCAGACATATCATCCGGTCGTACCGATTTCAGCACACCAAACAGTTTTCCGATAGGAGTGCGGCGCGCTGACAAAATGAAAACTTCACGATCTGACATTATTTAGATTCCTTACAGGATTGCGACAATGTACGCTCATCACATCGGCGATTCAATTCTATTGGAGGCAGCTTTACATGAAGTATGAATAGCAAGATAGCTTCACGAAACAGAAAGTGGTCGTGATTTACTACGCGACAGTCTGGTTACTCCCGAATTGAGAATCGAAATGTTAAGATTGTTGCAGACAGATACAATCGCTTCGTATCATGTAACCAAGCTATTTGCCTGAATAAACGATGCCGGAGGTTTCATGGCAGATTCACCAGATGCGAATCTACCACCGAGTAAGTTCTCTTCGAAGCAAACGCAACAACTGGAAGTCCTTCGGATTGCCGCAGATATCGCTCCATTTATCGAATTCTGGGTGGACAAGTCGGGTTTACTTGTATACGTCAATCGGTATGTTGAACAAATCCTTCAGTTAAACCGCGAACAAATCATTGGTCGATACTTTTGGGAGATCGACGATTACTATGACCACGATAAATGGAAAACGATTTGGATTCAATTAAAACACCATAACCATACCGTCTTTGAAAATAAAATTACCATCGACGAGAAGAATGTAGGGGTTTATGAAACCCATGCTACTCTTGTTAACGATGGTGAGACTGCTATCGCTGTCTGCATCTCTTTCGATATCACCAAACGGAAAGCAACTGAAATTGCGCTGCGGGACAGTGAAGCGCGCCATCGTCTGTTGATAGAAAATTCTGCTGACCCGATTTTCATACATGCCGATGGAGTAATCTGCTATGCAAATCCGGCAACGGCAACCGCAATTGGAGTCGATGATTCGATAGAACTCATCGGGATGAACACACTCGACATCATCCATCCTCACGACCGTCCTTTTATTGAAAAGCTTTTACTTCTACATCAAAGAGTCCAACTGCCCGATAACAAGGCCGAATTTCGATTACTACATCGCAACGGTTCTTCGAGCTACTATGAAATGGCTTGCTCCTCGATCTTCATCGACGATGAACCCGCCGTCCAAGTAACAACCCGTGACATCAACGACCGAAAGAAAGCATCCGAATTATTACAATCAAGCCACAACCGGTTGATTGCATTGTATCAGCTCAGCCAAAAAAGCCATCTTGGCGAGCAGGAATTAATCGAGTATGCCATCAATGCGGCGATACGTCTAACAGGAAGCACTGTCGGATACATCAACTTTGTCGAAGCGGTTAATACTACGTTGGGTGTGTTTACATGGTCGAATGGGGCTTTAGAGCGTCGTGACGCATCGGAGAATCAAAAAAGCTTTTCTTCAGATGTAGCCCGAATCTGGGGAGATTGTGCCCGTACTAAAAAACCAGTCATTCATAACGACTTTGTAGATGAACTAGCGAACCAGCGACAATCGGATGGGCAGGTCGCACTCAAGCGCCATCTGAGCGTACCGGTAGTCGAGGGAAACCGGGTTGTCATCGTCACTGGCGTCGGAAACAAAGAGGAACCGTACGATGATTCCGACGTTTTGCAAATGCAGTTGTTTGCCGATGGCCTTTGGAAACTATTAGTTCAAAAACGGATTAGCGACAAACTGCTGAAAAGCGAAGAGAACTACCGCCTCTTGTTCCACAGCATGAAAAACGCCTTTACACTTAACGAGATAATACTTGACGATGAAGGGATACCAAACGATTTTCGGATAATCGAAGCAAATGCGGCATTTGCCTCAATGTATCATGTTATGGTCGATCAGGTAATCGAACGAACGTACCGGGAACTTAATCCTACAATCGACTTGGAGTGGATTGCGGTCTGTGGAGAAGTCGCTTTAACTGGAATACCGCGAAATTTAGAATGGAGCTCACTACGAACACAAAGTAATTTTGATTTCTATATCTATTCGCCGTCACCCGGTCGTTTTGCTGTTATCAGCTCGGATATCACTGAGCGAAAGCGAGCGGAAACGGAGAAGCAATGCCTTACCGAACAACTGCAACATGCCCAGAAATTAGAAGCGATTGGTCAGCTTGCCGGTGGTGTTGCACATGATTTCAATAATTTACTCATGCCGATTTTAGGGTACTCGGAAATTCTCCAGATGAGTATGCCGAAAGACAGTCCCTTACAAAGCGAAGTACAGGAGATTTTCCGGGCAGCCGAGCGGGCACGCGATTTAACCAGACAGTTACTAGCGTTCAGTCGACGTCAAACCCTCGAAATGAAAGATATCCGGTTAAACGATGTCATTCGAAATTTTGAAAAAATCCTTCGCCGAACAGTGCGCGAGAACATCCGATTAACTATAGCTGTTCCCGAAACTCCATATACTGTCCGTGGTGATACCGGACAAATCGAACAGATATTGATGAACCTTGTTGTGAATGCGAAAGATGCTTTGCCCGATGGTGGCACGATTACAATTACGCTATATTTGCAGTCATTTTCCGAAAAAGAAGTAACAAATCAAACGGCAAAACCGGGTGACTATGCCGTCGTTGCCGTCACTGATAATGGAACAGGTATTGCACCAGAGCTACAAAAGAAAATTTTTGAACCGTTCTTTACCACCAAAGCAAAAGGACAGGGTACCGGTCTGGGGCTCTCCACAGTGTTCGGTATCGTCGAGCAACACTTGGGATTTATTCAGTTAATAAGCGAACCCAATAAGGGAACTTCTTTTCGGATATGTTTACCATTACTCCCAACTGAATCGGAAGTCGATCAGGTCAGCGGCGATCAGCCAATTATCAAAGGGGGAACCGAAACTATTCTATTGGTGGAGGATGAGCAAGTTGTCCGGGATATGACCGAGCGCTTATTAAGAATTTTAGGTTACAAAGTAATCTCGACTGACAGTCCAGAAACCTGTCTAAGCCATCCTGAAATATACTCCCGTCACATCGATTTAATGGTGACCGATGTTATCATGCCAATGATGAACGGAAAACAGCTGTATGATTATATAAAATCCTTCCGTCCAACAATGAAGGTGCTCTATATGTCAGGGTACACATCGGAAATTTTGGAGTTCGACGAAGAGATTGTGAATGGGGCAAACTTCCTCCCGAAACCCTTTAATCTGGAAACGTTAGCCACGAAAGTACGGGAAGTTCTCCGCAACTCTTAGTCTACCTGTCCGCATGATTATTCAGAGATGATCCTCTTAGCTTTCTTTGAAACGCACTCAATACTCCAGTGAACAAAAATCCATCTTGGAAAAACAAATTCACGCGCTTAGCGCGATTCCCATTGCCGCCCTCCGAACAAGCAACGGAGCGGGACGATACCGCGGATCACCGGTTTCCCGCAAAAGTCCGGTCAATACATCGAGAACAAATTGCGTCCCTAACTCGTCGCCCCATGCCAATAGACCCTTCGGATAATTCACCCCAAACAACATCGCTTGATCCAATTCGCTTGCGGATGCCAACCCTTCCTGCAAGGCAAAGCATGCTTCATTTACTAGCATTGCCAGCGTTCGCGGCAACACTCCGCCCGCCCGGTCACCGATAACTTCCATCGGAATACCCAGCAAACCGAGTTTTTCCTTGGCGGTAGCAATGGCAGCATCTGAGGAGATTTCCGTACGGGTAAACTCAAGATTGTATTTGCCAAGCGGAGGGCAAACCGCCATCCCCACCACCCGCTCAGGGTGTTTGCATAACGGAGTGTATTGGGCTGCCGAAGCCGCAACGATGTTTGCTACAATCGGTGCGCGAAGATCCATGTGCGATTCGAACAACCAAAGCTTTTGTAAGATGTTCGATTCCCAATCGGTATCGACTACCAGTGCGATTTCTACTTCCTGCAGCGAATGCAAAGGTGCGCGGTCAATCGCGACCGTCGAGATATTTTTCCCGCGTAAGTAAGTTTCCCACGGTTCACGGTTTTCTGCCGAACCCAACAATCCCCAAAGCGACATTTCTTCTCCCAAACTCGTAAGGTAAAAGTTCAATGAAGGTTTCTAACTAAACATGTTCACATAATAGTGCACTGGTAGTCGCGGGCTTTAGCCCGCGCGATACTAAATTTCAAGAATCGCAGGCTAAAGCCTGCGGCTACCATAGAGTCAAAGGTTTCGTCAATACTCGTAAAAACCGCGACCGGTTTTCCTGCCGAGCAGTCCGGCATTCACCATCGCCGTTTGCAGCGGATGCGGACGGAACCGCGGCTCTTGAAAGAAGCCATCGTACACGGCATTCGTCGCCGCATAATTGACATCGATGCCGATTAAATCCATCAGCTCGAATGGTCCCATTTTGAATCCCGCCGCCTTGAGAATCCGATCCACCGTGGGAATGTTAGCGATACCGTCGCCGACTATCCGCAACGCTTCGCCATAGTACGGCCGGGCAATCCGGTTGACGATAAAACCGGGGGAATCTTTCGCCACGACCGGTATCTTCTTCCACCGTTTCATTGTGTCGACCAGCATTGGCAACCGTTCGCGATTGCTGCGGATGCCCGGAATTACTTCCACCAATTTCATCGCCGGTACCGGATTAAAAAAGTGTAATCCGTAGAACCGTTCGGGGTGTTCCAGTACCGACGCTAATTTGTTGACCGAGAGCGATGAGGTGTTCGTTGCTATTATCGCGTCGCTTGCTACCCACCGTTCGAGATTCTTGAACAACTCGTTTTTGATCTCATAGCTTTCCGGCGCTGCTTCAATTACCAGGTCGCAACCGTCCAATTGCGACAACTGCGAAACAAACGAACAGCACAACAGACATGCCTCAACCGCTTCGGGTTCGATTGTGCCGCGCTCTGCCGCCTTAGCGAAGACCTTCCTCAAATCGAGGATTGCCCGTTTGAGTTGTTCTTCTTTTACGTCGAAAAGAACGATGGTTTCACCCGCCATTACCGCCACTGCCGCAATGCCGACCCCCATCGTTCCCGATCCACAGATGCCTACTTGCATGTCACGTCCCTCTTAACTGCTGTCTGCTTACCAAGACAAAAAGATCTGTTTGTCCGAGAATACCCGCGAAGATACAATGAAATGGGGGCTCTTGCGAGTCCCCCGGTTCCATCGAACGATTTTTTTACTTCTTATCACTAATGTGCCAATTTGCCGAAGAAACCGTCGGTGCCGCAAACAAATATCCCTTGAGTCGGTTCGACGGCGATGTCGCGGATTTCGTGGTCGACATCGGCGATTAAGAACCAATTCTGTTTGTCAAAGCTTTGCCAAATTCTGCCGTGACGTTCATCATCGGGGTTGTAAAAGCCGGAAATTGCAACATAGCCATCGTTTGGTACTTCGATAATTCGGTTGATCCGTTCCGACACTAACGCTGGGATGTTCGCCCGCTCCCACGACCCGCCGAAATTGTAGCTGCGCAAAATCGTTCCGTTGGAACACCCCATCATCATCTCATCGGCACCAAAAAACAAGATATCATTTGGAGTCGCCTCAATCGCGATTGGACCATTCCAGAGATTGCCGTTGTCGTAGGTACGGAATGCTTGGACACCGGTTGCGATA
The genomic region above belongs to bacterium and contains:
- a CDS encoding 3-hydroxyacyl-CoA dehydrogenase family protein, with protein sequence MSLWGLLGSAENREPWETYLRGKNISTVAIDRAPLHSLQEVEIALVVDTDWESNILQKLWLFESHMDLRAPIVANIVAASAAQYTPLCKHPERVVGMAVCPPLGKYNLEFTRTEISSDAAIATAKEKLGLLGIPMEVIGDRAGGVLPRTLAMLVNEACFALQEGLASASELDQAMLFGVNYPKGLLAWGDELGTQFVLDVLTGLLRETGDPRYRPAPLLVRRAAMGIALSA
- a CDS encoding 3-oxoadipyl-CoA thiolase (catalyzes the thiolytic cleavage of beta-ketoadipyl-CoA to succinate and acetyl-CoA) — its product is MSDREVFILSARRTPIGKLFGVLKSVRPDDMSALVLHDLQEQTQFDPALVDEVIWGCANQAGEDNRNVGRMAVLLAGWPNEVPAVTVNRLCASSLEAVNLAARTIRCGDGDLLIAGGVESMTRAPWAMPKPIDNQPRGNVTMFDTALGWRFTNPLLAKRFPPEAMGETAENLAEKYPHITRDMQDEFAVRSHQNAVNAKEEFVSELIPVPIPQRKGEPLWIEEDEP
- a CDS encoding 3-hydroxyacyl-CoA dehydrogenase NAD-binding domain-containing protein → MQVGICGSGTMGVGIAAVAVMAGETIVLFDVKEEQLKRAILDLRKVFAKAAERGTIEPEAVEACLLCCSFVSQLSQLDGCDLVIEAAPESYEIKNELFKNLERWVASDAIIATNTSSLSVNKLASVLEHPERFYGLHFFNPVPAMKLVEVIPGIRSNRERLPMLVDTMKRWKKIPVVAKDSPGFIVNRIARPYYGEALRIVGDGIANIPTVDRILKAAGFKMGPFELMDLIGIDVNYAATNAVYDGFFQEPRFRPHPLQTAMVNAGLLGRKTGRGFYEY
- a CDS encoding PAS domain S-box protein, with the translated sequence MADSPDANLPPSKFSSKQTQQLEVLRIAADIAPFIEFWVDKSGLLVYVNRYVEQILQLNREQIIGRYFWEIDDYYDHDKWKTIWIQLKHHNHTVFENKITIDEKNVGVYETHATLVNDGETAIAVCISFDITKRKATEIALRDSEARHRLLIENSADPIFIHADGVICYANPATATAIGVDDSIELIGMNTLDIIHPHDRPFIEKLLLLHQRVQLPDNKAEFRLLHRNGSSSYYEMACSSIFIDDEPAVQVTTRDINDRKKASELLQSSHNRLIALYQLSQKSHLGEQELIEYAINAAIRLTGSTVGYINFVEAVNTTLGVFTWSNGALERRDASENQKSFSSDVARIWGDCARTKKPVIHNDFVDELANQRQSDGQVALKRHLSVPVVEGNRVVIVTGVGNKEEPYDDSDVLQMQLFADGLWKLLVQKRISDKLLKSEENYRLLFHSMKNAFTLNEIILDDEGIPNDFRIIEANAAFASMYHVMVDQVIERTYRELNPTIDLEWIAVCGEVALTGIPRNLEWSSLRTQSNFDFYIYSPSPGRFAVISSDITERKRAETEKQCLTEQLQHAQKLEAIGQLAGGVAHDFNNLLMPILGYSEILQMSMPKDSPLQSEVQEIFRAAERARDLTRQLLAFSRRQTLEMKDIRLNDVIRNFEKILRRTVRENIRLTIAVPETPYTVRGDTGQIEQILMNLVVNAKDALPDGGTITITLYLQSFSEKEVTNQTAKPGDYAVVAVTDNGTGIAPELQKKIFEPFFTTKAKGQGTGLGLSTVFGIVEQHLGFIQLISEPNKGTSFRICLPLLPTESEVDQVSGDQPIIKGGTETILLVEDEQVVRDMTERLLRILGYKVISTDSPETCLSHPEIYSRHIDLMVTDVIMPMMNGKQLYDYIKSFRPTMKVLYMSGYTSEILEFDEEIVNGANFLPKPFNLETLATKVREVLRNS